In the genome of Bosea sp. BIWAKO-01, the window GAATGCCGACCGGTCGCTCTTCGCGAAGCGCCTGCTGGGCGGCAAGGACCGAGCGTTCTCGTCCGATCGTGATCGGGAATACCGTGCCCGGGAACAGAACCATATCGCGGACAGGGACGATGATCAGGGCGTCGGAAGGCACGGTCGAAGGCGCCGTGGGATGAGCGGCCGATGCCGCCGGCTGCTCGGTTTCCCGCTCTCGATCCTCGCTCGGCATGAATCCCTCCCAGGTGCCTGTTCGCGAACGGCTCTCGATCTCAAATCGATTTCTGCAGGCTGAGCACCAGGCAGCCATTGGCGTCGCTGCGGGTCACCGCCGCGTAGCGTCCTGGGGGCAGGCGGACGCGGCGCTCGAAATGGCCTTGGGGAATCTCAAGCCGATGGATGGTCGCGGTGCGGAGCTCCGAAGGCAGGGTGCGGCGCCCCGCAACAATGAGTTCGCCGTCCTCGATGGCGATTTCGACCTGATCGGTGCACACCCCCGGCAAGGCGACCAGGATCAGGACCTCCGTCTCGAGCTCGAGCACGTCGACCGGTGGGACCCAGGACACCTGTTGGGCCGCCTGGCGTGGCTGGAAGAACTGTCGGTGCAGATGCTCGGCCCGCGTCAGCATCGCGATCGCTTCCGACCACATCCAACTCTGATGATCGTCACGCCTCATGTCCGCAGCTCCACTTAAGGTGCTTCCAGCATTCGAGAGCCTAGCCACGCATCATGGCCAGATTGGGCATGAGCTTGCGTCCTGAACGACAGATAGGGCGCGGCAGAACAGGGCGCCACGGTGTAACGGAACATAGCGCGCAGGTTGAACCTGGCGGCCTCAGGAGCGATCCTCGCTGCAAGAATCGATCGGCCACTCGTATGAAGTCGAATGAGCGTTCGCCCAAGCTCACTCAGCACAACCGAGCGGCCCATCACTAAAGGAAAAAGAAAACAAGATCAGCTCTTTACGGGCGTTTTCTTGCCGCTGACTTTCAAGTCGTGAATGGCTGCAATTCGCGCAGTCACGGCATCGCAGTCCTGCCTTCGAACCCACGACAAACCGCAGCCCGCGCGCAATGAGTTGGTCCGCATGTCGAAGTTCCAGGTGTTTCTCGAGGAGCTGAAAACCTGGAAAATCCCTCCGAGGTGCGGCCTTCGCTGAAGCAGCTCGCAATGATGGTTCAGGGAGGCCGATCGGGCTTTCGGCTTCCAGAGCATTTGTGCGCATGAGGCGGATGGTGGCCGGATCCGTCAATCGTTCCTGCACCACAGTGGTGCTGTCAGGACCGGCCGGGCCACGAGTACATCTCTCGGCAGCAGCATCTCGCGGCAGCGCACCCCGCTTGCAGCGGCCAATTGTCCATCCATGCCAGCAGCAGGGAAGTCTACACCGCGATGTGACGTCTCAAGCGTTGCCGCCGTCCGGCATGAGTTCCGTCAGTCTCGCATCCGAATGAGGGCCCAATCGGTGTCCCGATGGGCGCTACGTTTTTGTTGCAACACCTTTGAAATGTCTCAGGTTTTGGCAATTTAGAAATGTCACAGCCGCGCTCTCGACGGAGCCTCTGTTGGGGCTGCGGAGACCTCACATATCGCAGCAGCCCCAACAGAGGCGTGGGGAAGGGCGCCTTTGGCGGCGATGTGCAGATCGACGAAAGAAGGGCGACCTCGCCTTCGTCCCTTGGGACGAGCCACATAGCCACCGGCTTCGCTAGTGGTCTTCACCGGTGCCGGCCTGATCTCATCCTGGCGGGCCTTCACCCAGGCCAGAACTTCCGACAAGCGCTTGTTCTCGACGATCGCGGCATGGGTCACACGCTGCTTCTTGTCGAAGGTCCGGTAGGCCAGGCAAACGCCCTTCCAGCGGATCTCGAGCCGGCCATCGGGAAACTCGTAGGTCTCAACATATTTGCCCACCAGGCCAGCGGTCACAGGCGTCTCGTCCAGAATGACGCGCTTGCCGTCATAAGAGAGGGCCAACTGCTGCGTGACATAGCGCTGTTCGCGCCACGCCAGGATCGTGTCGAGCCGATCCGACGTGCTCTCGAGAGGACGATGCAGGTCCTCCGGACGGGAAGGCGGCGTCGCGAAGCGCGCATTGAAACGCTCGACAAAGCCCGGAAGGTACGTGTTCGCCGCCTCGATCGACGAGATCCCGGCCAGCCGCAGCTCCTTCACCAGCCGGTCCTGCAAGGTGCGGTTCACCCGCTCAACCCGGCCCTTGGCCTGGCTCGAATGAGCGCACAGGATCTCAATGCTCAGCTCGGACAGCGCCCGCCCGAACTGCGTCATGCCTTGGCCTCCGAGAGCCTGGGGCTTCGACACCCGGAAGATCGAGTGCTTGTCGGAATAGAAGGCAAGGGGCCGACCATGGCTCGTCAGATAGCCCTTCAGCGTCTCAAAATACGCAAAGGCGCTCTCCGACGCCACAAAACGAAGCGCCACCAGGCGGCTCGTCGCGTCGTCGATAAACACGATCAGCGTGCAGCGCCCGCCGCGATCCTCGAACCAGGCGTGTTCGCTGCCATCAATCTGAACCAGTTCGCCAAAATGATCGCGGCGGATGCGCGGCTGGTGAAACCGGCGTCGCTGCGTGCGCGACAGCCAGAGCCCGTCCTCGCTCATCCATTTGCGTAGCGTCTCCCGGGAGACGCTCAGTCCATGCCGCTCCAGCAGCATCTGGCTCGCAAAGGTCGGCCCGAAATCCCGGTAGTGCTCCGCCACATATGCCAGGGCCAGATTGCGCACATGCGGCCCCAGCAAACGGTTCGACGGACGTCCGCGCGCGCGATGGCGCAGGCCCGCCGCGCCGCCATCTGCAAACAGAAGCGCAAGACGATGCGCCTGGCGCCGAGACACGCCCATCAAACCGGCCGCCGCCGTCATCGTCAGCCGGCCAGACAAAACCGACCCCAGCACTTCAGCACGCCGAAGCTCTCGTTCGCTCATCTCCACCCAGCCCATGCCACCCCCCCCAAACCCATCAGCCCGGGGAGTGTGACATTCCTAGTTTGCCACGGTGGGACATTTTAGCTTTGCGCCTACATACGTTTGTTGCAACACCTTTGAAATGTCTCAGGTTTTGGCAATTTAGAAATGTCACAGCCGCGCTCTCGACGGAGCCTCTGTTGGGGCTGCGGAGACCTCACATATCGCAGCAGCCCCAACAGAGGCGTGGGGAAGGGCGCCTTTGGCGGCGATGTGCAGATCGACGAAAGAAGGGCGACCTCGCCTTCGTCCCTTGGGACGAGCCACATAGCCACCGGCTTCGCTAGTGGTCTTCACCGGTGCCGGCCTGATCTCATCCTGGCGGGCCTTCACCCAGGCCAGAACTTCCGACAAGCGCTTGTTCTCGACGATCGCGGCATGGGTCACACGCTGCTTCTTGTCGAAGGTCCGGTAGGCCAGGCAAACGCCCTTCCAGCGGATCTCGAGCCGGCCATCGGGAAACTCGTAGGTCTCAACATATTTGCCCACCAGGCCAGCGGTCACAGGCGTCTCGTCCAGAATGACGCGCTTGCCGTCATAAGAGAGGGCCAACTGCTGCGTGACATAGCGCTGTTCGCGCCACGCCAGGATCGTGTCGAGCCGATCCGACGTGCTCTCGAGAGGACGATGCAGGTCCTCCGGACGGGAAGGCGGCGTCGCGAAGCGCGCATTGAAACGCTCGACAAAGCCCGGAAGGTACGTGTTCGCCGCCTCGATCGACGAGATCCCGGCCAGCCGCAGCTCCTTCACCAGCCGGTCCTGCAAGGTGCGGTTCACCCGCTCAACCCGGCCCTTGGCCTGGCTCGAATGAGCGCACAGGATCTCAATGCTCAGCTCGGACAGCGCCCGCCCGAACTGCGTCATGCCTTGGCCTCCGAGAGCCTGGGGCTTCGACACCCGGAAGATCGAGTGCTTGTCGGAATAGAAGGCAAGGGGCCGACCATGGCTCGTCAGATAGCCCTTCAGCGTCTCAAAATACGCAAAGGCGCTCTCCGACGCCACAAAACGAAGCGCCACCAGGCGGCTCGTCGCGTCGTCGATAAACACGATCAGCGTGCAGCGCCCGCCGCGATCCTCGAACCAGGCGTGTTCGCTGCCATCAATCTGAACCAGTTCGCCAAAATGATCGCGGCGGATGCGCGGCTGGTGAAACCGGCGTCGCTGCGTGCGCGACAGCCAGAGCCCGTCCTCGCTCATCCATTTGCGTAGCGTCTCCCGGGAGACGCTCAGTCCATGCCGCTCCAGCAGCATCTGGCTCGCAAAGGTCGGCCCGAAATCCCGGTA includes:
- a CDS encoding ISNCY family transposase → MGWVEMSERELRRAEVLGSVLSGRLTMTAAAGLMGVSRRQAHRLALLFADGGAAGLRHRARGRPSNRLLGPHVRNLALAYVAEHYRDFGPTFASQMLLERHGLSVSRETLRKWMSEDGLWLSRTQRRRFHQPRIRRDHFGELVQIDGSEHAWFEDRGGRCTLIVFIDDATSRLVALRFVASESAFAYFETLKGYLTSHGRPLAFYSDKHSIFRVSKPQALGGQGMTQFGRALSELSIEILCAHSSQAKGRVERVNRTLQDRLVKELRLAGISSIEAANTYLPGFVERFNARFATPPSRPEDLHRPLESTSDRLDTILAWREQRYVTQQLALSYDGKRVILDETPVTAGLVGKYVETYEFPDGRLEIRWKGVCLAYRTFDKKQRVTHAAIVENKRLSEVLAWVKARQDEIRPAPVKTTSEAGGYVARPKGRRRGRPSFVDLHIAAKGALPHASVGAAAICEVSAAPTEAPSRARL
- a CDS encoding Hsp20/alpha crystallin family protein, translating into MRRDDHQSWMWSEAIAMLTRAEHLHRQFFQPRQAAQQVSWVPPVDVLELETEVLILVALPGVCTDQVEIAIEDGELIVAGRRTLPSELRTATIHRLEIPQGHFERRVRLPPGRYAAVTRSDANGCLVLSLQKSI
- a CDS encoding ISNCY family transposase → MGWVEMSERELRRAEVLGSVLSGRLTMTAAAGLMGVSRRQAHRLALLFADGGAAGLRHRARGRPSNRLLGPHVRNLALAYVAEHYRDFGPTFASQMLLERHGLSVSRETLRKWMSEDGLWLSRTQRRRFHQPRIRRDHFGELVQIDGSEHAWFEDRGGRCTLIVFIDDATSRLVALRFVASESAFAYFETLKGYLTSHGRPLAFYSDKHSIFRVSKPQALGGQGMTQFGRALSELSIEILCAHSSQAKGRVERVNRTLQDRLVKELRLAGISSIEAANTYLPGFVERFNARFATPPSRPEDLHRPLESTSDRLDTILAWREQRYVTQQLALSYDGKRVILDETPVTAGLVGKYVETYEFPDGRLEIRWKGVCLAYRTFDKKQRVTHAAIVENKRLSEVLAWVKARQDEIRPAPVKTTSEAGGYVARPKGRRRGRPSFVDLHIAAKGALPHASVGAAAICEVSAAPTEAPSRARL